The following are from one region of the Mesorhizobium sp. B4-1-4 genome:
- a CDS encoding microcin C ABC transporter permease YejB, with translation MGAYILRRILLMIPTLFGIMAISFAVIQFAPGGPVEQVIAKLTNQGASDRLGGGGGDAGGSNFDAAGDVGSKYRGAQGLDPEFIKKLEKQFGFDKPPLERFGMMLWNYARFDFGNSYFRDISVLDLILEKMPVSISIGLWITLLSYLISIPLGIRKAVKDGSPFDVWTSGVVIVGYAIPGFLFGILLMVLFAGGSFWDWFPLRGIVSDNWDQLSWPGKIVDYFWHMTLPLTALVLSAFATTTLLTKNSFLEEIRKQYVVTARAKGLSERQVLYGHVFRNAMLIVIAGFPGAFISAFFTGSLLIENIFSLDGLGLLGFRSVVERDYPVVFANLYIFSLLGLFIGLLSDLIYTWVDPRIDFERRDV, from the coding sequence ATGGGCGCCTATATCCTGCGCCGCATCCTTTTGATGATCCCGACCCTGTTCGGCATCATGGCGATCTCCTTCGCCGTCATCCAGTTCGCGCCGGGCGGCCCGGTCGAACAGGTCATCGCCAAGCTAACCAATCAGGGCGCCAGCGACCGCCTCGGCGGCGGTGGCGGCGATGCGGGCGGTTCCAATTTCGACGCCGCCGGCGACGTCGGCTCGAAATATCGCGGCGCCCAGGGGCTCGATCCAGAATTCATCAAGAAGCTGGAAAAGCAATTCGGCTTCGACAAGCCGCCGCTCGAGCGCTTCGGCATGATGCTCTGGAATTACGCCCGCTTCGATTTCGGCAACAGCTATTTCCGCGATATTTCGGTGCTCGACCTGATCCTCGAGAAAATGCCGGTTTCGATTTCGATCGGACTTTGGATCACGCTGCTGTCCTACCTGATCTCAATCCCGCTCGGCATCCGCAAGGCGGTCAAGGACGGCAGCCCGTTCGACGTCTGGACCAGCGGCGTCGTCATCGTCGGCTATGCCATTCCAGGCTTCCTGTTCGGCATCCTGTTGATGGTGCTATTTGCCGGCGGATCCTTCTGGGACTGGTTCCCGCTGCGCGGCATCGTCTCGGACAATTGGGATCAATTGTCATGGCCGGGCAAGATCGTCGACTATTTCTGGCACATGACCCTGCCGCTGACGGCGCTGGTGCTGTCGGCCTTCGCCACGACGACGCTGCTCACCAAGAACTCGTTCCTGGAGGAAATCCGCAAGCAGTATGTGGTGACCGCGCGCGCCAAGGGCCTGTCGGAAAGGCAGGTGCTTTACGGCCACGTGTTCCGCAATGCCATGCTGATCGTCATCGCCGGTTTTCCCGGCGCCTTCATCTCGGCCTTCTTCACCGGGTCGCTGCTGATCGAGAACATCTTTTCGCTCGACGGCCTTGGTCTGCTCGGCTTCAGGTCGGTGGTCGAGCGTGACTATCCGGTGGTGTTCGCCAACCTCTACATCTTCTCGCTTCTTGGACTGTTCATCGGATTGCTGTCCGACCTCATCTACACCTGGGTCGATCCGCGCATCGATTTCGAGCGGAGAGACGTCTGA
- a CDS encoding extracellular solute-binding protein, translating into MAALPRRDFLALGAAAAAAALLPAKAFADIATGTKLHGLSAFGDLKYKSDFTHFDYVNVEAPAGGVFNFAPPNWGYNQDTQTFNTLNSFVDKGDAPPRMEMCFDGLMVRALDEPDAVYGQIADGVSLSDDRNAFTFSLRPEARFHDGTPLTAQDAAFTFKLYKDKGHPDLSLSLTHLVDAVAVDDRTLRLTFSGKQSARTVLNVVEFPILSKAFYTANLFDSSQLNPPLGSGAYKVGRFSAGAWIEYDRVADYWGRDLPVNRGQNNFDRIRIEFYQNRTAGFEAFKKGEITYREEFTSRVWATAYDFPALTAGKVVKHEFPAEKRPTMQGTAVNQRREQFRDPRVRQAIALCFDFEWTRRNFFYGSYERSQSCFEKSDFRAEGLPSPQELALLEPLRGQLPAEVFGKAVTQPASDGSGRDRKLLGQAAKLLNAAGWKRTGDFVVNDKGGRLSAEFMVDDDTFVQVYSPWVANMKAIGMDATIRLVDSAQYQARQATFDFDLLSAAFSFSATPTRDDLEVFFHSRTANLSGSRNLPGVSNPAIDTLIDAVGAAKDRESLSVAMRALDRVLRARCDWIPSWFLANHRSAYWDMFGFPEQKPDFGFPVEALWWVDKGKAAKIGKG; encoded by the coding sequence ATGGCGGCTCTTCCCCGCCGCGACTTTCTAGCGCTTGGCGCGGCTGCCGCTGCCGCGGCTCTGTTGCCCGCAAAAGCCTTCGCAGACATCGCGACAGGCACAAAACTGCATGGGCTCTCCGCCTTCGGCGATCTCAAATACAAGTCGGATTTCACCCATTTCGACTATGTCAATGTCGAAGCACCGGCTGGCGGTGTGTTCAACTTCGCCCCGCCGAACTGGGGCTACAACCAGGATACGCAGACCTTCAACACGCTGAACTCCTTCGTGGACAAGGGCGATGCGCCGCCGCGCATGGAGATGTGTTTCGATGGGCTGATGGTGCGGGCGCTGGACGAACCCGACGCCGTCTATGGCCAGATCGCCGACGGCGTGTCGCTGTCCGACGACCGCAATGCCTTCACCTTCTCGCTTCGCCCCGAAGCGCGTTTCCATGACGGCACGCCGCTGACGGCGCAGGATGCCGCTTTCACCTTCAAGCTCTACAAGGACAAGGGCCACCCCGACCTGTCGCTGTCGCTGACGCATCTGGTCGATGCCGTCGCCGTCGACGACCGCACGCTGCGGCTTACCTTTTCCGGCAAGCAATCGGCCCGCACCGTGCTCAATGTCGTGGAATTCCCGATCCTGTCGAAGGCCTTCTACACGGCCAACCTGTTCGACTCCTCGCAGTTGAACCCGCCGCTCGGCTCCGGCGCCTACAAGGTCGGGCGCTTCTCGGCCGGGGCATGGATCGAATATGACCGGGTGGCGGACTATTGGGGCCGCGACCTCCCGGTCAATCGCGGGCAGAACAATTTCGACCGCATCCGCATCGAGTTCTACCAGAACCGCACGGCCGGTTTCGAAGCCTTCAAGAAAGGCGAAATCACCTATCGCGAGGAATTCACCTCGCGCGTCTGGGCGACCGCCTATGACTTTCCAGCCCTGACTGCCGGCAAGGTCGTCAAGCACGAATTCCCCGCCGAAAAGCGGCCGACGATGCAGGGGACGGCGGTCAACCAGCGGCGCGAACAGTTTCGCGATCCGCGCGTGCGCCAGGCGATCGCGCTCTGCTTCGATTTCGAATGGACGCGACGCAACTTCTTCTACGGCTCGTACGAGCGTTCGCAATCCTGCTTCGAGAAATCCGATTTTCGTGCCGAAGGCCTGCCATCGCCGCAGGAATTGGCCCTGCTGGAGCCGTTGCGCGGCCAGCTTCCGGCCGAAGTCTTCGGCAAGGCGGTGACGCAGCCCGCGTCCGACGGCTCCGGCCGCGACCGCAAGCTGCTTGGCCAGGCGGCAAAGCTTCTCAACGCAGCGGGCTGGAAGCGGACGGGCGATTTCGTCGTCAACGACAAGGGCGGCAGGCTTTCGGCGGAATTCATGGTCGACGACGACACCTTCGTGCAAGTCTATTCGCCCTGGGTCGCCAACATGAAGGCGATCGGCATGGACGCCACGATCCGGCTGGTGGATTCGGCGCAATACCAGGCGAGGCAGGCGACATTCGATTTCGATCTGCTGTCAGCCGCCTTCTCGTTCAGCGCCACGCCGACGCGCGACGATCTCGAAGTCTTCTTCCACTCCAGAACCGCCAACCTTTCCGGTTCGCGCAACCTGCCAGGCGTTTCAAACCCCGCTATAGACACGCTGATCGACGCGGTTGGGGCAGCCAAGGACCGTGAAAGCCTGTCGGTCGCGATGCGGGCGCTCGACCGGGTCTTGCGCGCGCGGTGCGATTGGATTCCTAGTTGGTTCCTGGCGAATCACCGAAGCGCCTATTGGGACATGTTCGGCTTTCCCGAGCAGAAACCCGATTTCGGTTTTCCGGTCGAGGCGCTGTGGTGGGTCGATAAAGGCAAGGCGGCAAAAATTGGCAAAGGCTGA
- a CDS encoding extracellular solute-binding protein: MTIGRMLLKSLLAAVLLAAGLQTTLADEWRTTSSLIGQSKYGDNFQHYDYVNPNAPKGGTLNSVLLGTYDSFNPYIVQGSPAAGLVGFGGGLLYDTLMEQATDEGSTSHPLIADAYKYPADYSSATYRLDPRAKWHDGQPITVDDVIWSFQVLKANSPQYSRYFENVTDAVAVSDHEVEFHFNQKGNRELPKIIGDLVVLPKHWWEGTDANGKKRDVTKPTLEIPLGSAAYKIASFKPGSEIVWQRVPDYWGAKLPVKIGRENFDTRRYTYILDDNAAWLAFTKGGLEDINREYSSRKWATAYNFPAIKAGDVIKKDFQTQSPQPMQGFVLNQRRPLFQDRLVREALTIPFDFESMNRTLFFGFNTRTSSYFQGTELASSGLPQGKELEILEKYRDKLPPELFTQEFKLPVYDSPLAERKYLKQAVDLFAKAGWVIKGGKMVNAKTGAPFKFEILGWNETDQVIASPYIANLRKIGVDASLRIIDQTQYINRVNNFDFDVVTGLFGQSDSPGNEQRDFWSSKAADAPGSRNLMGIKDPTVDALVDRIIFATDRDDLVAATHALDRVLLWNFYVVPQYYRSAVWLAYWDKFKFPDKQPAYVGADIDSWWIDLDKEKALAAKYKGGN, from the coding sequence GTGCTGCTCGGCACCTATGACAGCTTCAACCCCTATATCGTCCAGGGATCGCCTGCGGCCGGCCTGGTCGGATTCGGTGGCGGCCTGCTCTACGACACGCTGATGGAGCAGGCGACCGATGAAGGCAGCACCAGCCATCCGCTGATCGCAGACGCCTATAAATATCCGGCCGACTATTCCTCGGCGACCTACAGGCTCGACCCGCGCGCGAAATGGCATGACGGCCAGCCGATCACCGTCGACGACGTGATCTGGTCGTTCCAGGTGCTGAAGGCGAACAGCCCGCAATACAGTCGTTATTTCGAGAACGTCACCGATGCGGTCGCGGTCTCCGACCACGAGGTCGAGTTCCATTTCAACCAGAAGGGCAACCGCGAGCTGCCGAAGATCATCGGCGACCTCGTAGTACTGCCGAAGCACTGGTGGGAAGGCACGGATGCCAATGGTAAGAAGCGCGACGTCACCAAGCCGACTCTGGAAATCCCGCTCGGCTCGGCGGCCTACAAGATCGCCAGCTTCAAGCCGGGCTCGGAAATCGTCTGGCAGCGCGTGCCGGACTATTGGGGCGCCAAACTGCCGGTGAAGATCGGCCGCGAGAATTTCGACACGCGCCGATACACCTACATCCTCGACGACAATGCCGCCTGGCTTGCCTTCACCAAGGGCGGCCTGGAAGATATCAACCGCGAGTACAGCTCTCGCAAATGGGCGACGGCCTACAATTTCCCAGCCATCAAGGCCGGCGACGTCATCAAGAAGGATTTTCAGACCCAGTCGCCACAACCAATGCAGGGCTTTGTCCTCAACCAGCGGCGGCCGTTGTTCCAAGACCGGCTGGTCCGGGAGGCACTAACCATCCCGTTCGATTTCGAAAGCATGAATCGCACCTTGTTCTTCGGCTTCAATACCCGCACATCAAGCTATTTCCAAGGGACCGAACTGGCATCCAGCGGCTTGCCGCAGGGCAAGGAACTGGAAATCCTGGAAAAATATCGCGACAAGTTGCCGCCGGAACTCTTCACGCAGGAATTCAAGCTGCCCGTCTACGACTCCCCGCTAGCGGAGCGAAAGTATCTGAAGCAGGCGGTCGATCTCTTCGCCAAGGCCGGCTGGGTCATCAAGGGCGGCAAGATGGTCAACGCCAAGACAGGCGCGCCGTTCAAGTTCGAGATCCTCGGCTGGAATGAAACCGACCAGGTGATCGCCAGTCCCTACATCGCCAATCTGCGCAAGATCGGTGTCGACGCCTCGCTGCGCATCATCGATCAGACGCAATACATCAACCGCGTCAACAACTTCGATTTCGATGTCGTCACGGGCCTGTTCGGCCAGTCGGACTCACCCGGCAACGAGCAGCGCGATTTCTGGAGCTCGAAGGCCGCCGACGCACCTGGTTCGCGCAATCTGATGGGCATCAAGGATCCTACCGTCGACGCGCTGGTCGACCGCATCATCTTCGCCACCGACCGCGATGATCTCGTCGCCGCCACCCATGCGCTCGACCGTGTCCTGCTGTGGAACTTTTACGTGGTGCCGCAATACTATCGTTCCGCGGTTTGGCTGGCCTATTGGGACAAGTTCAAGTTCCCCGACAAGCAGCCCGCCTATGTCGGTGCCGATATCGATTCGTGGTGGATCGACCTCGACAAAGAGAAGGCGCTGGCGGCCAAGTACAAGGGCGGCAATTGA